One part of the Mycobacterium sp. 050128 genome encodes these proteins:
- a CDS encoding ATP-dependent helicase, with product MASLSESIARLRTNDKQWQAFGTQGHCVVIAPPGSGKTEVLTTRLAFDLLHHTPQPCGAACITLTVAAAEQLRTRVHDLHSFRRPNIFIGTVHSFLLNEIVIPFAPLAGRDDLDTITIVGQGQAKAMLESIVYDVYGPTADIWNVPSTVEINRRRMATDEQWARHDPRMKMIADRYVAQLHAEDLIDFTELVALAIDLTERTDVVRKALTAKYPRLYVDEYQDLEPGLDHVVRALCLDPGAASQLFAVGDPDQAIYGFTGTMPELLERLATHPLVTPVVLETNYRCGRQIIAMAQAFKESAAVVSGHRAGGTVNTLFCPNGFSQQCTDAAQWIVDARDRYPLHEIAVLCPTNEQCEQAADTLRQAGIPALYRSNDDYRPTRVTLFIEACAAWCCFGKETSHYRLADLLRTWRYMLGDQWTAQADATLVAVLLEQARVAASTSALDFVEALNSAGMQSALTRPAMAIDELEIPKLLMVFGGDANGASPLTDLAERARLTDRVEVRTMVTGKGLEYDAIVVLGLDEDRVPHFAADKSSSQMREERRKFYVTLTRARDELLLVYSGFVEWKSGKTNYSGPSRFLDELGLTDRTDYW from the coding sequence ATGGCCTCGTTGTCGGAGTCGATCGCGCGGCTGCGCACCAACGACAAGCAGTGGCAGGCATTCGGCACCCAGGGCCATTGTGTGGTGATCGCACCACCGGGCAGCGGCAAAACCGAAGTCCTGACAACACGATTGGCCTTCGATTTACTGCACCACACTCCCCAGCCATGCGGTGCGGCCTGCATCACGCTGACTGTCGCTGCGGCAGAACAACTGCGCACCCGAGTGCACGATTTACACAGTTTCCGTCGGCCGAACATCTTTATCGGCACCGTGCACAGTTTCCTGCTCAATGAGATCGTCATACCATTCGCCCCGCTGGCCGGCAGAGACGACCTGGACACCATCACGATCGTCGGACAGGGCCAGGCCAAGGCAATGCTCGAAAGCATTGTTTACGACGTCTACGGCCCTACGGCCGACATCTGGAACGTCCCCTCGACGGTCGAGATCAACCGCCGACGCATGGCCACCGACGAGCAGTGGGCCCGTCACGACCCGCGGATGAAGATGATCGCCGACAGGTATGTGGCCCAACTGCACGCCGAGGACCTGATCGACTTTACCGAGCTGGTCGCGCTGGCCATCGACCTGACCGAGCGCACCGACGTTGTCCGAAAAGCCTTGACCGCCAAATACCCCCGCCTCTACGTCGATGAATACCAGGACCTCGAGCCCGGCCTTGACCACGTTGTGCGAGCGCTGTGTCTAGACCCTGGTGCCGCAAGTCAACTGTTCGCCGTCGGCGACCCCGACCAGGCGATCTACGGATTCACTGGCACCATGCCCGAACTGCTCGAGCGCTTGGCCACCCATCCCCTGGTCACGCCGGTCGTCCTGGAAACGAATTATCGGTGCGGACGCCAGATCATCGCCATGGCCCAAGCGTTCAAGGAAAGCGCAGCGGTCGTCAGCGGCCACCGTGCCGGCGGCACGGTCAACACATTGTTCTGCCCCAACGGATTCTCTCAACAATGCACCGATGCTGCCCAGTGGATCGTTGACGCCCGCGACCGCTACCCGTTGCACGAGATCGCGGTGCTCTGCCCGACCAACGAACAGTGCGAACAGGCCGCCGACACCCTGCGGCAAGCCGGCATACCAGCGTTATACCGCAGCAACGACGACTACCGACCCACCCGGGTGACATTGTTCATCGAAGCCTGCGCGGCTTGGTGCTGTTTCGGCAAGGAGACCAGCCATTATCGATTAGCTGACCTGCTGCGCACGTGGCGGTACATGTTGGGCGATCAGTGGACCGCGCAAGCCGATGCGACGCTGGTCGCGGTCTTGCTTGAACAGGCGCGCGTAGCGGCGTCGACATCGGCGCTCGACTTCGTCGAGGCCCTCAACAGCGCCGGAATGCAATCGGCACTGACCCGTCCGGCGATGGCGATTGACGAGCTCGAGATACCCAAGCTGCTAATGGTCTTCGGCGGTGATGCCAACGGAGCTTCTCCGCTGACGGACCTTGCCGAGCGGGCGCGCCTGACCGATCGGGTGGAAGTCCGCACGATGGTCACTGGCAAAGGACTGGAATACGATGCGATCGTTGTGCTCGGGCTCGACGAGGACCGAGTGCCCCATTTCGCAGCCGACAAAAGCTCCAGCCAAATGCGTGAGGAGCGGCGAAAGTTCTACGTTACGTTGACCCGCGCTCGAGACGAACTTCTGCTGGTGTACTCCGGGTTTGTCGAGTGGAAGTCCGGCAAGACCAACTACTCGGGACCCAGCCGCTTCCTCGACGAGCTGGGCCTCACCGACCGCACCGACTACTGGTAA
- a CDS encoding ATP-dependent nuclease: MRIQRLRVRNFRNLADIDLQLDPGSVIVGENRSGKSNLIHALRLVLDTSLSIADRQLDRDDFWDGLNDGSEDWDPLADGHVIEVAIDIVGFADNPRVLAALADALLAEDPPRARMTYRFGPVDMGDDAIPVASRYQGRVYGGDNYTRDISTSVRRQLHFHLLPALRDVESEIARWRGSPLRELLERVAREVPEVDLTRVREAMRSTNDRVNDLDQIRDLSGRITTRVTEMVGPYQSVDTDLAVAPDDPMRLIRSMRIFVDGPVRRRLSSASLGTLNIIYLALLDLGLQDRLFEQTIAHTLVAIEEPEAHLHPHLQRVIFRQVLAEANDERTVTVTTQSPHIVSVTEPRKLIMLRSVDGQTKASAAAGAELNSSEWNDIARYLDATRAEIVFARKVLLVEGFAEQVLVPIMAAQLGMNLDKLGISVCAIHGTHFGSYVQFCAALSIPWAVLTDADGTSQGDKRAGQLIAALGLAGTPASHGCFVGQTTFEYDLVTSEPLNVAAAFDALSELSAAPSKTVIAGWGGHVPDQDTFLRAVKNAGGKGRYAQRLAESTIHPPQYVAEALRYMAEN, encoded by the coding sequence ATGCGCATCCAGCGGTTACGTGTCCGAAATTTCCGAAACCTCGCCGACATCGATCTTCAGCTCGATCCCGGTTCGGTGATCGTCGGTGAGAACCGTTCGGGCAAGTCTAATCTCATTCATGCGCTTCGCCTCGTGCTGGACACGTCGCTGTCGATCGCTGACCGCCAGCTTGATCGCGATGACTTCTGGGATGGACTCAACGACGGATCGGAGGACTGGGATCCGCTTGCTGACGGGCACGTCATCGAGGTAGCGATCGACATCGTCGGTTTCGCCGACAACCCACGCGTGCTGGCCGCGCTAGCCGATGCCCTGCTGGCCGAGGATCCGCCGCGGGCGCGGATGACGTATCGGTTCGGGCCGGTCGACATGGGCGATGATGCGATCCCGGTCGCCTCCCGATATCAGGGCCGAGTGTATGGCGGAGACAACTACACCCGCGACATCTCGACCTCGGTGCGCCGACAACTGCACTTTCATCTGCTGCCAGCCCTCCGTGATGTAGAAAGCGAGATCGCACGCTGGCGCGGCTCCCCGCTGCGCGAGCTCCTGGAACGCGTCGCGCGGGAGGTTCCCGAGGTAGATCTCACTCGGGTGCGCGAGGCGATGCGCTCAACCAACGATCGGGTCAACGACCTCGACCAGATCAGAGATCTCAGCGGGCGCATCACGACTCGTGTGACCGAGATGGTTGGGCCGTACCAATCCGTCGACACCGACCTCGCCGTTGCCCCCGATGATCCGATGCGGCTGATCCGCAGCATGCGGATCTTCGTTGACGGGCCGGTCCGGCGCCGGTTGTCCAGCGCGAGTCTCGGCACGTTGAACATCATCTATCTGGCGTTGCTTGATCTTGGTCTGCAAGACCGGTTGTTCGAGCAAACCATCGCCCACACCCTAGTGGCCATCGAGGAGCCCGAAGCTCACCTGCACCCTCACTTGCAACGCGTCATCTTTCGTCAAGTCCTGGCCGAGGCCAATGACGAACGCACCGTCACCGTGACCACGCAGTCGCCGCACATCGTCAGTGTTACCGAGCCGAGAAAGCTCATCATGCTGCGATCGGTCGACGGGCAGACCAAAGCCAGCGCCGCTGCTGGCGCCGAGTTGAATAGCAGTGAGTGGAACGACATCGCCCGTTATCTTGATGCCACCCGCGCCGAAATCGTATTCGCGCGAAAGGTGTTGCTGGTCGAGGGATTTGCCGAACAGGTGCTCGTCCCGATCATGGCCGCCCAGCTGGGAATGAATCTCGACAAGCTGGGCATCTCAGTCTGCGCCATCCACGGCACGCATTTCGGATCGTATGTGCAGTTCTGTGCAGCGTTGTCGATCCCGTGGGCGGTGCTCACTGACGCTGACGGGACATCGCAGGGCGACAAGCGCGCCGGCCAGCTGATCGCCGCGCTCGGGCTGGCTGGCACGCCGGCATCGCACGGATGCTTTGTGGGACAAACCACCTTCGAATACGACCTGGTGACATCCGAACCCCTTAATGTCGCGGCCGCGTTCGATGCCTTATCCGAACTATCGGCCGCACCGTCGAAAACAGTGATCGCGGGATGGGGCGGTCACGTGCCGGACCAGGACACGTTTCTGCGGGCGGTCAAGAACGCCGGCGGAAAAGGCCGCTACGCTCAGCGGCTGGCGGAATCCACGATTCACCCGCCGCAATATGTGGCAGAGGCGCTGCGGTATATGGCGGAGAACTAG